AGGGTGAATTTTGGAAGCCAACAGGCTGCAAACGTGCACGGCTGATTATTTCCACAGCCTTGAAAAAAATgtgctaaaaaaaaaggaaaaaaaagaggaaaaaaaggggggaaaaagataaaaaaaaggagaaaaaaagaaaaaaaaaaagaaaaaagttatagGAGAAAAAATTCAAGTGTCAGGGGTTGCCAGACGCCTCGCAGCGGCGGAGATGAAGGGGACGTGGCGGAAACGCGCGGGGGGTGGCGcagtgtccccctgtctgtccccgtGTCTGTCCCCGTGTGCCCCCCCCAACATGGCAGCAGCGCCCCACGTGCGCCCGTCCCGCCAGAGCACccctggccccgccccctccgcGGCGCTCAGCACTGTGATTGGTGAATACCGCTTATAGCCACGCCCCAACTCGGCGGGCGCGGGGTGCCTCTCGGTGATTGGCTGCAGCGCGGCGGTGCCTCTCGGTGATTGGCTGCGGCGCGGCGCGGGCACGCCCCCCCCGGCGCGCGGCGGCGCtgggggccggggccggggcgggacCTGCGCCAGTTCCCGGCGTCCCGCGGCGGAGCCGGCGGTGCCCGCGGTGCCTCCTCCTtgtgtcccctccgtgtccccgcAGCGTCCCCACGGCCCCTGCCCGCCccccatggagctgctgtgcgTGGAATCCGCggcccgcgccccccgcgccgGGCGGGACCCGCATCTGCTGGGGGACCGGCGGGTGCTGCAGAAcctgctgagcctggaggagcGCTACAGCCCCCGCGTGTCCTACTTCCAGTGCGTGCAGAGAGACATCCAGCCCTACATGCGGAAGATGTTGGCCTTCTGGATGCTGGAGGTACCGGAATGCTGCGGGGTTTGCACCGAAAACCCGGGGGACAAGCGGGGGACGAGTCAGCGCTGATGGGTGTCGGGCACAGCGGTGATGCCGGTGGGGATGGAGGGTGAAACTCGCTCTCCTGTGCTAAAATTGggattttccccaaaatcagGCCCCCCAAAAGCTccgggcagggctcagctcagcccccGGGGGGAAATAATAACGCTGCTGTCGAGTTCcctaaattaaaaatgaatcaGCGGGTGGAGTTCGGGGCAGGGGGGATCTCCTGGTGCTGTCCCAATAAATGACAATTCCGCACGGATCggtcctgcctgtcccagccgGTGCTGCGGGGAGCGCTTccaaagaaatgaagaatatttccattttaaacgggttttttcccccctgctgTCATTGTTCCCGCAATCCCCTTTTGGAGAAGGGTCTGTAGATAAACCCCGCTTTGGGAGCCGCTCCTGTGCAGCCCTAAAAGCAGCGAGGTGGCACCGGAGGATGTCACGACCTGCGTGTCATTGTCCCCAgcgctgctggcagcaggggcagggtggcGTTcgctgcagaaggagcaggaacCGCAGTAGATTTTGATGGTGGTGTCGAAAGAAGGAAGTTCAGTGTGACGAGTGCTGCGGTGCTGGGGGCAGATAAGCGCAGAGGAGCTGAAATTCGGAGCTGCTGGACTCCGCTGGTGGCTGAGGGAGGGGACTTTGGGGACTGGTTTGGGTGCTGCCATTGATTCTCCTCGTGTCCCTGGAGAGCTCCAAGGTGGAATTGCCAGCCCTGGATCCTTTTCTCCACcacccagctggagctgctgctttgctcctgagcttcccagggcaggggcggcagctggcaggggcatccccagcagggcacagcagaaaCGGGGCAAATTCTGATTTATCCACGTGCTCCAGGTGGAATTGGCAGCTCTGGATCCTTTTCTCCTCCAcccccagctggagctgctgctgtcccatccagagctgcccagggcaggggtggcagctggcaggggcatccccagcagggcacagcagaaaCGGGGCCAAATGAGGCAAATTCGGATTTCTCCACATGCTCCAGGTGGAATTGGCAGCCCTGGATCCTTCTCTCCACCCCCCAGCAACCTGagggagggaaactgaggcactggGAGATCCCTGGGCATGGAGAGCCCTCATCCCTGGGTTTCCATGGATTTCAACCCTTTTTGGGGCACATCCTACTCCAGTATAGAGGGAATACCCAGGTTTCTAAAGGATTTGTCCcatccagagctgcccagggcaggggtggcaggtGGCAGGAGCCATTCCCGGCAGGGCCCAGCAGAAACGGGGCCAAATGGCACAAATTCAGGTTTCTCCACGTGCTctttggagctgcagctgctccccacaggaAGGTGAAGCCTCAGGGTGACACCACGGGGGCGatgcctgcagctccttgtgGCAAGTGTGAAACAGCAGCTCCgaagctgtgctgagctctgtcctctcaccaaaacttcattttttttttctccgtGCTGTGTCTCTGGCAGgtgtgtgaggagcagaagTGTGAGGAGGAGGTGTTCCCCCTGGCCATGAACTACGTGGATCGGTTCCTGGCCTCGGTGGCCGTGCAGAAGAaccacctgcagctgctgggggctgtgtgcATGCTGCTGGCCTCCAAGCTGAGGGAAACCATGCCCCTGACCGTGGAGAAGCTCTGCATCTACACAGACAACTCCATCaccccccaggagctgctggtaaCCCCTGGgccccctcccagtgcccagctcctgcctggcatcCCCTGATCCCATCCCTCTGCATTCCCCCCTCCTTGGTGAAGGATTTTCCATCCTCcccctgctgggcagcagaatTGTCCCCTCCTGGTTGTGCAGGAAGATTCCTGTGCCACCACTGAGCTGTCACTCTGGGCTGTCACTCTGGGCTGTCACTCTGGGTTGTCCACTCCAGTGACATCTCCAAGACTCACAGCTCTGGTTGGCatctcctgttcctgctctcctgatccctctgcatttcccccctccctggTGAAGGTTTTTCCATCCTCCCCATGCTGGGCAGCAGAATtgtgccctcctggctgtgcaggaagtttcctgtcccagctctgggctgtcacTCTGGGCTGTCACTCTGGGCTGTCACTCCAAGACTCACAGCTCTGGGAACATCCCTGGgccccctcccagtgcccaacTCCTGCCTGGCATCCCCTGATCCCATCCCTCTGcattcccctcctccctggtgAAGGATTTTCCACCTTCCTCATGCTGGGCAGCAGAATTGTGCCCTCCTGGTTGTGCAGGAAGTTTCCTGTGCCACCACTGAGCTGTCACTCTGGGCTGTCACTCTGGGCTGTCACTCTGGGCTGTCACTCTGGGCTGTCACTCCATTTACATCTCCAGGACTCACAGCTCTGGTGCTCTCCCAGTGCCCAGTTCCTGCCTGGCATCCCCTGATCCCATCCCTCTGcatttccccccctccctgGTGAAGGATTTTCCATCCTTCCCCGTGCTGGGCAGCAGAATTGTCCCCTCAGTtgtcccctcctggctgtggATGAAGtttcctgtcccagctctgggctgtcacTTCTGTGACATCTCCAAGTTCAGGgtcaggcagctctgcctccccccAGCTGCAGAAACTGGGAGAATGTGGGAATTGGGGGAATGTGGGAAACTGGGGGAatgtgggaatttgggggaatGTGGGAAACTGGGGGAATGTGGGTGATTTcacttccacagcagcaggaaaaatcagattttaggTGCAGAGTGAAGCAGCAAAATGGCTGTGAGGGCTCTGTGAGCTCAGTGGGTGCTCCGGGCTGGTGGGGATGGGtggaattcctgctctgccccctgCATTTCTCATCCTGCATCCACAAAGTTCCATTCTGAGGCTCTGAAAGGCCAAAAGTTTCTGGTGGTGTCTGATGAAAACTCCTGAGATCCAAACCTGCgagctcagagctcagcctcagccACGAGGGAGGAAATGGGAGGAAAACCCCTTGGGGACACAGCATCCCCGGGCACCCCGAGGGCTTTTTGGGGTTCCTCATCAcccccctgagcagctctggtggttttggggtgggatctGAGCCCCAAAACTCTCAGGTGTgaccccagggccctgctgggaactgcagagctctgagctcaACCTGGTTTTTCCCAAGGCTGGGGAAAATCCATTAGTGGGTGGTGATTGCCTTAATTAACCCTCATAATTAGCTGGTGAGGGATGGGGATGGCCACagggtgtcccatccctgagcGACACCGCAGCCACTCCTGGTGACCCCTGCAGgtttaaatctgatttttggtGAGGatttgctgtccccagctcagcctggagcaggcagagcatccctggaggtTCCCCCTCATTCCCAGGCTCCAGGGCctcattcctgctgggaattctCCTTCCACACAGGAAGGAGATATGAAATAAATGAGTTTATTTCCCCCCCCCCGACTTCCCAGGATGCCTGGATTGCTCTTGGGTGCTTTGTGATGTCGAGAtggatgaaaataattttattttgagggTTAAAAGTGcttatttttggcttttccaAGCAAACCTGgatccttttcttctctcctggtGGGAGTGTGAgcactcagcagagcagggctcgGTTCCTGTTTGTTCTCCAAGGGCTGCACAGAGGCGTCAGCAGCCTGagggagggaaactgaggcactggGAGATCCCATGGGCATGGAGAGGCCTCTTCCCTGGGTTTGCATGGATTTTAACCCTTTTTGGGgctcatcctgctccagcaTAGAGGAAATACCCAGGGATCTGAAGGgtttgccctggctgtgagagTTAAACCCAGGTTATTGGATTTCCATGGATTTTAACCCTTTTTGGAGCTCATCCTGCTCCAACAAAGAGAGAATATCCAGAAATCTGAAGGATTCACCCTGGCTGAGGGACCTGAGGGagtaaaatctgaatttccacaccccagagctgctcctcccccAGTAAAGAGGGAATGGAGGGAATACCCAGGGATCTGTGAAGGATTCACCCTGGCTGTGGGATTTAAACCCAGGTTATTGGATTTCCATGGATTTTAACCCTTTTTGGAGCTCATCCTGCTCCAACAAAGAGAGAATATCCAGAAATCTGGAGGATTCACCCTGGCTGAGGGAATTAAATCTGAATTGTCCATGGAGAGTCCTCTTCCCTGAATTTCCATGGATTTCAACCCTTTTGGAGCTCATCCTGCTCCAGTGTAGAGAAAATACCCAGGGATCTGTGAAGGATTCACCCTGGCTGAGGGACCTGAGGGAGTTAAATCCAATTTACTGGATTTCCATGGATTTTAACCCTTTTTGGAGCCCATCCCCTGCTCCAATAAAGAGGGAATGGAGGGAGATGCAGGGATCTGAAGGATTCACCCTGGCTGAGGGAGTTAAATCCGAATTGTCCATGGAGAGTCCTCTTCCCTGGATTTCCATGGATTTTAACCCTTTTTGCGACCATCCTGCCCCAGGGAAGAGGAGAATGGAGGGAACACCCAGGGATCTGTGAAGGATTCGCCCTGGCCGAGGGACCTGAGGGAGTTAAATCTGAATTTCcacaccccagagctgctccttccccctctgTGCTCATCCCCTGCTCTTTCCCAAtagagcagggccaggggagcttcttcagcagcctggggacaatgggacaTCCTGGTGGCCCGGGgccatcccagcaggaagcTGGCTCACATTCCCGgggctctgcttcctcctcctcctcctcctcctcgggcAGGGGTgcttggcagcagctcagcccttcaGAAAGGACACAGAACCTCTCTGGAGTTATTCtgggggagaaggaaatgaTGCAAGGAGGGATTTGTCCATTTGGAGGAAGTTGGGTTTCCGGCCAGGCCCTTCTCTAACCCACcttggggttggttttttttttaatgtaattatttaaattaatttttttttcaaatttaattttaaattttgatttgtttttaaatttaattatttaaattattttttaaatttaattctttatttctttatgttattttatgttattttattttattttattattttatgttattttatattattttattttattttgttattttatttcattttatttcattttattttattttattttgttattttatttcattttatttcattttattttattttattttgttatttcattccattttatttcattttatttcattttattttattttgttattttattttattttattttattttattttattttattttattttattttattttattttattttatgttattttattttatattttatttcatttaatttcattttttaaagacttttctGGCCTGGCTAAGAGGGGgttcagctgctcagagcttgGGGACAACAGCTGGAAATCACCTGGGAAATCCTCAGCCTCAGTTTGCCCAGGACCAGGAATTCCCTGAAAGAAAACCCAGGAACCACCAGCCTGGGGAGTGCCAAACTGGGCCCAGGGTGGCCTTTGGGGCAGGAATGGATCCTGAGGGTGACAAATGGTGCCCAGGGTGGGTTTTGGGACAGGTTGAGCAATTCTGCCCCTTTGAGCAACCCAGGGTGGGTTTGTTGTGcaaggggaaggagggaagggaggcaacaaccagaacaaaaaaaaagggggaaagtgAAGATCTGAGCTTGGGAAAGAATTGTCACTTCCTCCAAGCTGGAGCTCTTGGGCAGTGCTGAATCctgaattttggggggaaaagggagatttgtgctgggctgagggagcagaaatgaacctgaggcagctctggagcctcagctccagctcctgggggggattccctgtcccagcaggggcacagcccagggctggaactgtgccctggggacagcctggggacagcccctgtgccccagtcacagcccctgtgcccttccctgtcctaccctggctctggagcctccagggctggaattgTGCCACAGTGACAGCCCCTGTGCCCTTCCCCATCCTGCCCTGACCCTGGGGCCTCCTGGGCTGGAAttgtgccctggggacagctcctctgcccttccctgtcctgccctggtCTTGGAGCCTCCTGGGCTGGAATTGTGCCCCagtggcagcctggggacagctggggacagctcctctgcccttccctgtcctgccctggtCTTGGAgcctccagggctggaattgtgccctggggacagcctggggacagcctctgtgccccagtcacagcccctgtgcccttccctgtcctgccctgacCCTGGGgcctccagggctggaattgtgtcctggggacagcctggggacagctggggacagctcctctgcccttccctgtcctgccctggtCTTGGAGCCTCCTGGGCTGGAAttgtgccctggggacagcctggggacagcctggggacagctcctgtgccccagtcacagcccctgtgcccttccctgtcctaccctggctctggagcctccagggctggaattgTGCCCCAgtcacagcccctgtgcccctccctgTCCTACCCTGGTCCTGGAgcctccagggctggaattgTGCCACAGTGACAGCCCCTGTGCCCTTCCCCATCCTGCCCTGACCCTGGGGCCTCCTGGGCTGGAAttgtgccctggggacagcctggggacagcccctgtgccccagtcacagcccctgtgcccctccccgtcctgccctggccctggagCCTCCCGAGCCCCCCCTAACGTGCTGTCCTtgctctccccacagcactgggagctgctggtgctggagaaGCTCAAGTGGGACCTGGTGTCGGTGATTGCCAACGATTTCCTGCCCCACATCCTGCAGCGGCTGCCGCTGCCTGCGGACAAGGTGGAGCTGGTGAAGAAACACGCGCAGACCTTCATCGCCCTCTGTGCCACAGGTGGGTGCAGGCCCTGAGACTCTGACTGCGTGCTCTTGGAGggctgatttgttattttatgataatataatataatgatGTATTGTAATAGAATGTAATTATTGTAATAGAATGTAAGGTattgtaatataatataatataatataatataatataatataatataatataatataatataatataatataatataatataatataatataataaatataatataataaatataatataatataatataatataatataatataatataatataagatAATATaagatatgatatgatatgatatgatataatatataatgtaatataatgtataatacaatgtataatataatgtaaaacataatataaaatatatgaaagattattatattatattacaatacattattatattatattatattatattatattatattatattatattatattatcatatattatattatattatattatattatattatattatattatattattacattacattacattacattacattacattatactatattatatcaCATTATATTACGTTACATTAATCATATCATATTATGTCATATCATACTATATcatattatactatattatgtTATACAATATTATACTATATTGTACTTATTACTATATTATACtacactatattacattatgctatactaaaactacactaaagaatagagaaaggaaggaatgataataaaatcttgtgactgctcagagtcccgacacagccaggctgtgattggccattaattaaaaacaaccacatgagaccaatcaaagatgcacctgccACATCCCACAGCATTGTTCACATTTCCTTTCCAATCATTGttcacatttcctttctgaggcctctcagcaGAAAAACCCGagcaaacagatttttcagaaaatacctCTGTGACAATTCCCCTCCACCCCACCCTGCACAGACCCCTCTGTGGGGCCCTGCAGGGCAAACCCCGAGCCCAAACCCCATCTGGACCCTCCCTAACATCTCCTGTCGCCCGTGCTGGCTGCAGACTGCACCTTTGTGATGTACCCGCCGTCCATGATCGCCACCGGCAGCATCGGCGCCGCCGCCCACGGCCTGGGGCTGCCCGGCAGCGGAGAGGCCCTCACCGAGCTGCTGGCCAGGACCACGGGCACCGAGCtggtgagtgagtgagtgagtgagtgagtgagtgagtgagtgagtgagtgagtgagtggcacaggggctggcacagctgtgagtGCCACTGGGGCTGGCACCGAGCTGTGAGTGCCACTGAGCTGCTGGCCAGGACCACGGGCACCAAGCtggtgagtgagtgagtgagtgagtgagtgagtgagtgagtgagtgagtgagtgagtgagtggcacgggggctggcacagctgtgctgagtgttactggggctggcacagctgtgctgagtgCCATTGGGGCTGGCACCCAACTGGGGAGTGGCACCGGGGCTGGTACCAAGctgtggggtggcactggggctggcacCGAGCTGAGGAGTGGGTagtggggctggcacagctgtgagtGGGTactggggctggcactggggctgtcagagctgtgagtggcactggggctggtgCCAAGCTGGTGACTAGGATCTAGGGCTGGTGAGTGagtgggcactggggctggcactgggctgtAATTGGGCACTGggcctggcactggggctggcactgagctgtgaGTGGGCACTGggcctggcactggggctggcactgagctgtgagtgggcactggggctggcacGGCTGTGGGAGCCTTGCTGCCACTCAGAGGAGGGGTTCTCCATCAGGGTGGGACATGGGGAGGGTGTTGGCTCTGTGCCTCTGGAGAAGTTCCAGATtcacctggatgtggcacctgtGGCACCTCTGTCACCTGGTCCTGGTGAATGTGGTGAGGGAgagactgggatggactggcCATGGAGATGGACTGGCCATGGTGGTGGACTGGCCATGGAGATGGACTGGCCATGGTGATGGACTGGCCATGGTGGTGATGGTCAGCCCAGGATGGACTGGCCATGGTGGTGGACTGGCCATGGAGATGGACTGGCCATGGAGATGGACTGGCCATGGAGATGGACTGGCCATGGTGATGGTCAGCCCAGGATGGACTGGCCATGGAGATGGACTGGCCATGGAGATGGACTGGCCATGGTGATGGACTGGCCATGGTGATGGACTGGCCATGGAGATGGACTGGCCATGGTGATGGACTGGCCATGGTGATGGACTGGCCATGGAGATGGAC
The genomic region above belongs to Molothrus ater isolate BHLD 08-10-18 breed brown headed cowbird chromosome 25, BPBGC_Mater_1.1, whole genome shotgun sequence and contains:
- the CCND3 gene encoding G1/S-specific cyclin-D3, with protein sequence MELLCVESAARAPRAGRDPHLLGDRRVLQNLLSLEERYSPRVSYFQCVQRDIQPYMRKMLAFWMLEVCEEQKCEEEVFPLAMNYVDRFLASVAVQKNHLQLLGAVCMLLASKLRETMPLTVEKLCIYTDNSITPQELLHWELLVLEKLKWDLVSVIANDFLPHILQRLPLPADKVELVKKHAQTFIALCATDCTFVMYPPSMIATGSIGAAAHGLGLPGSGEALTELLARTTGTELDCLKACQEQIEAALAESLKQASQSQQEFSSKAVPYAGSQPTSTPTDVTDVNL